The region AACCTTGTCTACAACGGTAATCTCATATTTCCAAGGCACAACATTGGTGCTCTGATATGGAAAAGGCGTAGGCATACAGATCTCAACATGCGACGGATGACTATTCTCAGGCACCACTCTTTTGTTATAGTAAGGGATTTCAACTGGTTCAGGTAAATTGAAGCAAGGTTCAATTACCGACACATCTTCGTTCATCAAGTCTTGAATATTATCTCGTACCATCTGACACCCTTTTGGGTGTGCGAAACAGTCTTCACATCTGTCATGACGAGCATCAATTAGGCCAACTTCCACCAATAGGACGTGGAATGCTGCCAAAGGAGTCTTAACATCGTCGACCTTTCAACCATAACACCAACAGAGGCATCTTCAATGGCATTCACTGGAAGGTCTCCATAGGGAGGAAGCGGATTTTTCTTCACATTTGATCCCATACCCTTAAAAGACAGGATCTTGCTATCAATCATCTCACGAACCCTATGCTTAAAAGCATAGAAACCCTCTAGGTCGTGCCCGGGGGTACCTTCATGAAAAGGACAGTGTGAATTAGGGTTGTACCATGGAGGCAGACGATCAGGTGGAGGTCCCATAGGTCTAGGAACCACCAAACCCTTTTGCAATAGGGAGGGATAAAGCCCAGTGTACAACATTGGGATTGGATTGAAGGTCGCCCTATCCCCTTGCCTCCTATTCTGGCTCTGAGCATTTTGCCTTGGAGCTTGAGCTCTCGGCTGTTGATAGACAGGAGCTGTCGGTGCTTGTTGATAGATTGGAGGAACCGCAACACATTGTTGCACTGGAGTTGGTTGATAAATCGGAGGCACTTGATAAGCCTGAGCAGGTTGTTGATTGAAGGCGGGCGTCACAGCAGCTACACACGGTTGCGGGGCGTACTGAACGGGATACATGGGTTGCtgatatacatatacatatacactcatatatCTTCATCATTATATCATTACACCCTGAGATTCACTCTTATCCCCTactatggtggtactttatcctCGTTCAGGTTTGGTatgtctgtcctccttcaattatagagtgccagtccccttaagcagaaagactttaacctttctcctttccccaccaagttatttcctcgtggatgatcattatttcaaCTTCCTCCCaagttgattatctggatggaaccactccccttgagttatatcctcattgggtttGAGTCTTGATGGCCCGTTTCTTTttagatcttacctagatagatattttggggcccctaagagtctattacctagtaactggtagtattcttcttagtttgcagtttgttacttcttgcccaatacccgacaaaagtaaccccttcttttctccccagcagattcgttTTCACATCTCtccaggaagtctatccttgatatgttcatcctaaccgatgacaaatattttcttccccttctttgagtttatccttg is a window of Lathyrus oleraceus cultivar Zhongwan6 chromosome 6, CAAS_Psat_ZW6_1.0, whole genome shotgun sequence DNA encoding:
- the LOC127095093 gene encoding uncharacterized protein LOC127095093 is translated as MSVYVYVYQQPMYPVQYAPQPCVAAVTPAFNQQPAQAYQVPPIYQPTPVQQCVAVPPIYQQAPTAPVYQQPRAQAPRQNAQSQNRRQGDRATFNPIPMLYTGLYPSLLQKGLVVPRPMGPPPDRLPPWYNPNSHCPFHEGTPGHDLEGFYAFKHRVREMIDSKILSFKGMGSNVKKNPLPPYGDLPVNAIEDASVGVMVERCEDCFAHPKGCQMVRDNIQDLMNEDVSVIEPCFNLPEPVEIPYYNKRVVPENSHPSHVEICMPTPFPYQSTNVVPWKYEITVVDKVVEGSANVKVTESMSEDVTNIAGMSRMTRSGRIYTPEFNVTPQGSAMESTVAAPVKEPKVVQSKDVVEFLKLIKRSDYKVMDQLHQTPSKISILSLLFNSQAHKEALLKEFAQAHVTQSITVDQFDGVVANITTCNTLSFSGE